One part of the Paenibacillus silvisoli genome encodes these proteins:
- the comER gene encoding late competence protein ComER: protein MNVGFIGIGSMGSLLIDTFIGSGALKPSQITASNRTFSKALCLADRHPGLQAVPSNRDAVVNQDLIFLCIKPMEFKTVIDQIRDVVQPQQLVISITSPVMIEQLEESLPCKIAKVIPSITNYMCSGVSLCMYGDRMTDADIIRLTGLLSYISEPLPIDEQHTRVVSDLSSCGPAIMAHLLQRFIDAAVEETGIPRDQARIVASEMLLGTGQLLTAGGMSPEELQSRVSVPGGITAQALALLNRELDGVFNRLIRTTHAKYREDLDRVKVSLYGKEVNGP from the coding sequence ATGAATGTCGGATTTATCGGGATTGGAAGCATGGGCAGTCTGCTGATCGATACGTTTATCGGCTCGGGAGCACTGAAGCCATCGCAAATTACTGCCAGCAACCGCACCTTTTCAAAAGCGCTTTGTTTAGCCGACCGCCATCCCGGTCTCCAAGCCGTCCCTTCCAACCGCGATGCCGTCGTGAACCAAGATTTAATCTTTCTGTGCATAAAGCCGATGGAATTCAAAACCGTAATCGACCAAATCCGCGATGTCGTCCAGCCGCAGCAGCTCGTCATCTCCATTACGAGCCCCGTCATGATCGAGCAGCTGGAAGAATCGCTTCCTTGCAAAATCGCCAAAGTCATTCCGAGCATCACCAACTATATGTGCAGCGGCGTATCGCTTTGTATGTACGGCGACCGGATGACCGACGCCGACATTATCCGCCTGACCGGCCTGCTCTCGTATATTAGCGAGCCGCTCCCGATCGACGAGCAGCATACGCGGGTCGTATCGGATTTATCTAGCTGCGGACCGGCCATCATGGCCCACCTGCTGCAGCGGTTCATCGACGCCGCGGTGGAGGAAACCGGCATCCCCCGCGATCAGGCTCGGATCGTCGCGAGCGAAATGCTGTTAGGCACCGGGCAGCTGCTCACTGCCGGCGGCATGTCGCCCGAGGAGCTCCAGAGCCGCGTTTCCGTGCCTGGCGGCATTACCGCGCAGGCGCTGGCGCTGCTCAATCGCGAGCTTGACGGCGTGTTCAACCGGCTGATCCGGACGACGCACGCCAAATATAGAGAAGACCTGGACCGCGTCAAAGTCTCCTTATACGGCAAAGAGGTGAACGGCCCTTAA